One window from the genome of Terrimicrobium sacchariphilum encodes:
- a CDS encoding SDR family oxidoreductase gives MRNIVVTGCSRGLGEALVRFFGANGERVIGCSRSIDRMETLGAELGGDHDFSSVDVSDDEEVRPWVARIVNRYGPPDLLINNAAVIAPNAPLWEVSRADFDQVIDVNIKGVANVLRYFLPSMIERRKGVVVNFSSGWGRSTSPEVAAYCASKWAIEGLTQSLAQELPEGMAAIAVNPGIIDTEMLQSCFGAGASHYPGASEWIRSAGPFFAGLSAAQNGCSLTVPGAMEE, from the coding sequence ATGAGAAATATCGTTGTAACCGGTTGTTCGCGTGGGTTGGGCGAGGCACTGGTTCGCTTTTTCGGAGCAAACGGCGAGAGGGTCATCGGGTGCAGCCGGTCGATTGATCGGATGGAAACGCTCGGTGCGGAACTGGGCGGCGACCACGATTTCTCATCCGTGGATGTTTCCGATGATGAAGAGGTGAGACCGTGGGTGGCTCGCATCGTGAACCGATACGGCCCGCCGGACCTGTTGATCAATAATGCTGCCGTGATCGCTCCCAACGCTCCGCTCTGGGAGGTCAGCCGTGCCGACTTTGACCAGGTAATCGATGTGAATATCAAGGGCGTCGCCAATGTGCTGCGGTATTTCCTGCCCTCGATGATCGAACGCAGGAAAGGTGTTGTGGTCAACTTCAGCTCCGGTTGGGGGCGCTCCACCTCGCCGGAAGTGGCCGCCTACTGCGCCAGCAAATGGGCCATTGAGGGCCTTACGCAATCCCTGGCCCAGGAGTTGCCTGAGGGCATGGCAGCCATCGCGGTGAACCCGGGCATCATTGATACCGAAATGCTGCAAAGCTGCTTCGGAGCGGGCGCTTCCCATTATCCCGGTGCCTCGGAGTGGATTCGCTCTGCCGGACCATTTTTCGCCGGGCTGTCGGCTGCGCAGAACGGATGCTCGCTTACGGTCCCGGGGGCAATGGAGGAGTAG
- the mtgA gene encoding monofunctional biosynthetic peptidoglycan transglycosylase — protein sequence MASKQPKRRPWIKILAIIILVAAAIPPFQVALARFLNPPTSPMQFQRRVESWFSAKPEVQHPIIWVPLKDTPVQLIHFIWSSEDQAFFKHGGFDFAELRKAIEAAEEKGKSVRGASTITMQCARSVFLWQGRSYVRKALEFYYTFWMELFLNKRRILELYLNHIELGPGIYGIGAAAQEHFHRPVQALTRSQMIALAAILPNPRKWSPVMPDATVQRKIRRIERLSSRAPFPSQELR from the coding sequence GTGGCCTCCAAGCAACCTAAACGCCGCCCATGGATCAAGATCCTCGCGATCATCATCCTGGTTGCAGCGGCGATCCCGCCCTTTCAGGTCGCACTCGCCAGATTCCTCAATCCACCGACGAGTCCAATGCAGTTCCAGCGACGCGTCGAGAGCTGGTTTTCCGCAAAGCCCGAGGTCCAGCACCCGATCATCTGGGTACCGCTGAAGGATACGCCTGTACAGTTGATCCATTTCATCTGGTCATCCGAGGATCAGGCGTTTTTCAAACATGGGGGCTTTGACTTTGCCGAACTGCGCAAGGCCATCGAGGCAGCGGAGGAAAAAGGCAAGAGCGTACGGGGAGCCTCCACCATCACCATGCAGTGCGCCCGCTCCGTCTTCCTCTGGCAGGGCCGCTCGTATGTACGCAAGGCGCTGGAGTTTTACTACACCTTCTGGATGGAGCTGTTCCTTAACAAGCGGCGCATCCTCGAGCTGTACCTGAACCATATCGAGCTCGGCCCGGGAATCTACGGGATCGGTGCCGCGGCACAGGAGCACTTTCATCGTCCGGTGCAGGCTCTCACCCGGTCGCAGATGATCGCTCTCGCGGCGATCCTGCCCAATCCCCGCAAGTGGTCACCGGTCATGCCCGACGCCACCGTGCAGCGAAAGATCCGCCGTATCGAGCGCCTGTCATCTCGCGCGCCGTTTCCCTCGCAGGAACTGCGCTAA
- a CDS encoding diacylglycerol/lipid kinase family protein produces MNKSSKILVILNPAARSEKASAMRERILALSPRVTVWMTESPGDARMLAQRAVQQGFESVIAAGGDGTVNEVVNGLAGADVAFGILPVGTMNVFATELGISQNLSKAWEVIEAGNCRLIDLAKANEEYFVQLGGVGLDAAVVQSTTPDSKKALGPLSYLITLAQVVARKPPELLIEPVDGPARKGSFVLVGNGRLYGGPFVLFKDARIDDGLLDVLVFENQSHWDIMRYVQAIAFGNHSELPDVQYFQTRGLRLSCEEYVPVELDGELCGHLPYEFGFSNRKLSVLAPEPPEVASS; encoded by the coding sequence GTGAACAAGAGCTCCAAGATTCTCGTCATCCTTAACCCGGCCGCTCGCAGCGAAAAAGCGAGCGCCATGCGGGAGCGGATTCTCGCCTTGTCACCCCGTGTCACAGTGTGGATGACCGAGTCCCCCGGTGATGCGCGAATGCTTGCGCAACGTGCTGTTCAGCAAGGCTTTGAATCCGTTATTGCTGCGGGTGGAGATGGCACGGTGAATGAGGTCGTAAACGGTCTCGCCGGCGCCGACGTAGCCTTCGGCATCCTGCCGGTCGGCACGATGAATGTCTTCGCAACGGAACTCGGAATTTCTCAAAATCTTTCCAAGGCCTGGGAGGTAATCGAAGCCGGAAATTGCCGCCTGATCGATCTGGCCAAGGCCAACGAGGAATATTTCGTGCAACTTGGAGGGGTTGGTCTCGATGCCGCTGTCGTGCAATCGACCACCCCGGATTCCAAAAAAGCGCTTGGTCCGTTGAGCTACCTCATCACGCTGGCGCAGGTTGTCGCTCGCAAGCCACCCGAGCTTCTTATCGAGCCGGTCGATGGTCCGGCCCGCAAGGGGAGTTTTGTCCTCGTCGGCAATGGTCGCCTCTACGGCGGACCGTTCGTCCTTTTCAAGGATGCCCGTATCGATGATGGGCTGCTCGACGTTCTGGTTTTTGAAAATCAGAGTCATTGGGATATAATGCGCTACGTGCAAGCGATCGCTTTCGGCAACCACTCGGAGCTTCCCGACGTGCAGTATTTCCAGACCCGCGGATTACGGCTCTCCTGCGAGGAGTATGTCCCTGTCGAGCTGGACGGAGAGCTTTGCGGGCATCTGCCGTACGAATTTGGATTTTCCAACCGCAAATTGAGTGTTCTCGCCCCCGAACCTCCGGAGGTCGCGAGTTCTTGA
- a CDS encoding AsmA-like C-terminal region-containing protein: MSKFAKRFLIAPAVLVALAGLALLCTNIYLQSSTVQQRIRESVTRQIGTDVKIRTTSYTPWSGLVLRGIEVPDPTAPKMNILEAKALRIRFSFLPLLNKRFVIYDCSLYEPMLIVRQLASGDWMAPLPGKVKTVPPAEPTPGKPEAPRVVGAAFKAEVQRLRLVGGTVAFLDAKNRTVLMLESVDIDANVSDNIAAAGTFDVGTTDISGYLHPRKVGGPFTWDGEVLDLPQIQGTLAGGEIAGSYHLVALGDPRFDLNVSVKDARLKKLFAEAHAEPGKTDGNLIGQLHLTGDPRNSALTTGTGHFELVSAKLKPVDFLIKLGELLQIEELQLLQLKDAKMDITVREEKIWIDDLSMQSENLILKATGPVRFNGKMDLDASLLVNRKLQQQLRGVLGKNFVKTDDPEYQRLDFNVTGHIDSPKTDLLDKLIGINIGQDIGGMLKSLFRGQPQKKDKGDK, encoded by the coding sequence GTGTCAAAATTTGCCAAGAGATTTTTGATAGCGCCTGCGGTATTGGTGGCGCTGGCGGGTCTCGCGCTTCTTTGTACGAATATTTACCTGCAATCGAGCACCGTACAGCAGAGAATCCGCGAGAGCGTTACGCGTCAGATCGGCACGGATGTCAAGATCCGGACCACCAGCTATACGCCGTGGAGCGGGCTGGTCCTCCGTGGCATCGAAGTACCCGATCCCACCGCCCCGAAGATGAACATCCTCGAGGCCAAGGCCCTGCGGATTCGCTTCTCCTTCCTTCCGCTCCTCAATAAACGCTTCGTCATCTACGACTGCTCGCTTTACGAGCCGATGCTCATCGTACGCCAACTCGCGAGCGGCGACTGGATGGCTCCTCTGCCTGGCAAGGTCAAGACGGTCCCGCCTGCGGAGCCGACACCCGGCAAGCCGGAAGCTCCACGCGTGGTCGGTGCAGCCTTCAAAGCCGAAGTGCAGCGCCTCCGCCTCGTCGGCGGCACGGTGGCTTTCCTGGATGCCAAGAACCGCACGGTGCTCATGCTCGAGAGCGTCGACATCGATGCCAATGTCAGCGACAACATCGCTGCGGCCGGTACGTTTGACGTCGGCACCACCGACATCTCGGGGTACCTGCATCCCCGCAAGGTCGGAGGGCCATTCACCTGGGACGGAGAAGTGCTCGACCTGCCTCAGATCCAGGGAACACTGGCCGGAGGAGAAATCGCCGGCAGCTACCACCTCGTGGCCCTGGGCGACCCGAGATTTGACCTCAATGTGTCGGTCAAGGATGCCCGTCTGAAGAAGCTCTTCGCCGAAGCCCATGCCGAGCCTGGAAAAACCGATGGCAATCTCATCGGCCAACTCCACCTTACCGGTGATCCGCGCAACAGTGCTCTGACGACAGGAACCGGCCACTTTGAGCTCGTTTCGGCCAAGCTCAAGCCGGTCGACTTCCTGATTAAACTCGGGGAACTGCTCCAGATCGAGGAGCTCCAGCTCCTTCAACTCAAGGACGCCAAGATGGATATCACTGTCCGTGAGGAAAAAATCTGGATCGATGACCTCTCGATGCAGTCTGAGAACCTGATATTGAAAGCCACCGGCCCGGTGCGCTTCAATGGAAAGATGGACCTCGACGCCAGCCTGCTCGTAAACCGCAAGCTGCAGCAGCAACTCCGCGGCGTGCTCGGGAAGAACTTCGTCAAGACGGACGATCCCGAGTACCAGCGCCTCGACTTTAACGTCACCGGACACATCGACAGCCCGAAGACCGACCTGCTCGATAAACTGATCGGCATCAACATCGGCCAGGACATCGGAGGAATGCTCAAGAGTCTCTTCCGCGGCCAGCCCCAGAAGAAAGACAAGGGAGACAAGTAG
- the rho gene encoding transcription termination factor Rho: MPATVEESTPPAAQAVIKLNDLQALSHTHLLDQAVALGLKLRPESTKRHLVLDHAKHHITQGTAVEAIGLLEINGDHGVLRWPAFGLRPGPDDVFVPQQMLRQFKLEAGLMLRCTLRLPKERERGLVVDTLLFIEDIPLAEWQPPTPFDKLTPLFPNRRVFLESNAHPSISARAVDIVAPLGMGQRGLIVAPPRAGKTMMLKDIARAIRDNHPKAVLILLLVDERPEEVTDLRRSLDCEIYSSTFDEPVTRHVQVCEAVSERAKRMVELRKDVIVLVDSLTRMARGYNNLQPNKGRTMSGGVDTKALTKPRKFFGSARNTEEGGSLTILATALVETKSRMDDLIFEEFKGTGNMEVHLDRSIAEQRIFPAIHIIKSGTRREELLYHPDEYEKVVVLRRQLSELPAAEAMEVLAANLKHTRFNAELLLGGLKGA; this comes from the coding sequence ATGCCCGCCACGGTTGAAGAATCCACGCCTCCCGCCGCGCAAGCCGTTATCAAGCTCAACGACCTGCAGGCGCTGTCGCACACACATCTGCTCGACCAGGCAGTCGCTCTCGGGCTGAAGCTCCGCCCCGAGTCCACCAAACGCCATCTGGTCCTCGACCACGCCAAGCACCACATCACGCAGGGTACGGCGGTCGAGGCCATCGGCCTCCTCGAGATCAATGGTGACCATGGCGTGCTTCGCTGGCCCGCCTTTGGACTCCGGCCAGGACCCGATGACGTATTTGTGCCGCAGCAGATGCTCCGCCAGTTCAAGCTGGAAGCGGGCCTGATGCTGCGCTGCACCCTTCGCCTGCCAAAAGAACGCGAGCGAGGGCTGGTCGTCGACACTCTGCTCTTCATCGAAGATATTCCGCTGGCCGAGTGGCAGCCGCCAACGCCTTTCGACAAGCTCACCCCGCTCTTCCCCAATCGCCGCGTCTTTCTCGAGAGCAATGCCCACCCCTCGATCAGCGCAAGGGCGGTCGACATCGTAGCCCCGCTAGGAATGGGCCAGCGCGGCCTCATCGTGGCGCCGCCCCGTGCTGGCAAGACGATGATGCTGAAAGACATCGCTCGAGCCATCCGCGACAACCATCCCAAGGCCGTCCTGATCCTGCTCCTCGTCGACGAACGTCCGGAGGAAGTCACCGACCTGCGACGCTCCCTCGATTGCGAGATCTACAGCTCGACCTTTGATGAACCCGTCACGCGCCACGTGCAGGTATGCGAGGCGGTGTCGGAACGCGCCAAGCGCATGGTGGAGCTTCGCAAAGATGTGATCGTCCTGGTGGATTCCCTCACCCGCATGGCCCGGGGATACAACAATCTTCAGCCCAACAAGGGGCGTACCATGAGTGGCGGCGTGGACACCAAGGCCCTGACGAAGCCCCGGAAATTCTTCGGTTCCGCTCGTAATACCGAGGAAGGCGGCAGCCTGACCATCCTGGCCACAGCGCTGGTGGAAACCAAGAGCCGCATGGATGATCTGATTTTTGAAGAATTCAAGGGGACGGGCAACATGGAGGTGCATCTCGATCGATCCATCGCGGAGCAGAGAATCTTCCCTGCGATCCATATCATCAAGTCCGGCACCCGCCGTGAGGAACTCCTCTACCATCCCGATGAATACGAGAAGGTGGTCGTGCTACGCCGTCAGCTTTCCGAGCTACCGGCGGCGGAAGCCATGGAGGTCCTGGCAGCCAACCTGAAGCACACCCGGTTCAACGCCGAACTGCTCCTGGGCGGCCTGAAAGGCGCGTGA
- a CDS encoding ArnT family glycosyltransferase: MITSFFTIDQPSPRASLSWRHWAIAVAFFALALGIFTRHDHFPSFYHPDEPSKARQLIQGEFNFNHPLLLLQTARLVAYFTQAGDSQQAVTEAGRFSSALFSAAAIACLVLTAAHLRGAWTAAAAGLLVVTNSQLYELSHYMKEDPALVFGIAAFFLALVRCWIAPSPARFLLLGGAAALAISGKYIGALVLPVALIPIFLHRSRWISWLCCMLTGLALVLLAINYPMISEFVKFTSNVEREMDYAAHGHKGLTRSVPHGVYTRVFADATNPFIWALLIIYYAGMFGVGYRWRNLHASEWALALFPVAYMLILSFSPKTHHRYFLPDTLLFCTIAALAAFHPARDRFSRVSLVARHVLLGCAIIWSGTMLARVDAAFQNDSRQALIEFVKKNVPPDAIIVQDKRVNLPSRDEKRHADSPYFVDQKILGKLFAADVGTIDELRAQDIRYIAVANDDYNRFFLKTHKPKAEDRTEYERRKAFYQQLFAEGTLLWQCPSGPQQYLQPAIKFYYLPPKPEATPPLPPGP, from the coding sequence GTGATAACGTCCTTTTTCACCATTGACCAGCCTTCGCCGCGGGCGAGCCTATCCTGGCGGCATTGGGCCATCGCTGTGGCCTTTTTTGCGCTCGCGTTGGGGATTTTCACCCGACACGACCATTTCCCCTCCTTCTATCACCCCGACGAGCCCAGCAAGGCGCGCCAATTGATCCAGGGGGAGTTCAACTTCAACCATCCGCTGCTGCTCTTGCAGACGGCCAGGCTTGTGGCGTACTTCACGCAAGCAGGCGACTCGCAACAGGCGGTGACGGAAGCCGGACGATTTAGTTCGGCCCTCTTTTCCGCGGCAGCCATCGCATGCCTCGTACTCACTGCAGCTCACCTACGCGGAGCGTGGACCGCTGCTGCGGCCGGGCTGTTGGTGGTGACAAATTCGCAGCTCTACGAGCTTTCCCATTACATGAAGGAAGACCCCGCGCTGGTCTTTGGCATCGCGGCGTTTTTTCTGGCGCTTGTGCGTTGCTGGATCGCACCCTCGCCCGCGCGCTTCCTCCTGCTCGGCGGAGCAGCGGCCTTGGCCATCTCGGGCAAATATATCGGGGCCCTGGTGCTGCCGGTCGCGCTGATCCCCATATTCCTTCACCGTTCCCGCTGGATCAGCTGGCTGTGCTGCATGCTGACAGGCCTCGCACTGGTCCTGCTCGCGATCAACTACCCGATGATCAGCGAGTTCGTGAAGTTTACCAGCAATGTCGAAAGGGAGATGGACTATGCCGCCCACGGTCACAAAGGCCTGACCCGGTCCGTGCCTCACGGGGTGTACACCCGCGTCTTTGCCGATGCGACGAATCCATTCATCTGGGCGTTGCTGATCATTTACTACGCCGGAATGTTCGGTGTCGGGTATCGATGGCGGAATCTGCACGCCAGCGAGTGGGCTCTCGCGCTTTTCCCGGTGGCATACATGCTGATCCTTTCGTTTTCGCCCAAGACACATCACCGTTATTTCCTGCCGGACACGCTGCTCTTCTGCACGATTGCAGCACTCGCAGCATTTCACCCGGCGAGAGACAGGTTTTCCCGCGTTTCCCTCGTCGCCCGGCATGTCCTGCTGGGATGCGCGATTATCTGGTCCGGCACGATGCTGGCGAGGGTGGATGCCGCTTTTCAGAATGACTCTCGCCAGGCCTTGATCGAGTTCGTGAAAAAGAACGTCCCGCCCGACGCGATCATCGTGCAGGACAAGCGAGTCAACCTGCCCAGCCGCGACGAGAAGCGCCACGCAGACAGCCCGTACTTCGTCGACCAGAAAATCCTCGGCAAGCTCTTCGCCGCAGACGTCGGGACAATCGACGAACTCCGCGCCCAAGACATTCGTTATATCGCCGTCGCCAACGACGACTATAACCGCTTCTTCCTCAAAACGCACAAGCCGAAGGCGGAGGATCGTACCGAGTACGAGCGGAGAAAGGCTTTTTACCAGCAGCTCTTCGCAGAGGGGACTCTGCTCTGGCAGTGTCCCTCCGGACCGCAGCAATACCTCCAGCCCGCGATCAAGTTTTATTACCTGCCCCCGAAGCCGGAGGCTACTCCTCCATTGCCCCCGGGACCGTAA
- a CDS encoding rhomboid family intramembrane serine protease — MIPLLVGVNTAVFLFQSLLSERGLLVFQHVFGLSRAGVEAGFWWEYITYAFLHANWFHLGVNMLLLWAPGRIIERFIGPWRTLLLYIFGAVGGGLLQMLMGPQLLLGASGAVCAVVVAFSTFFPSLNVLLLLFFVLPLELRAKYLGWGLVVSSLLLLIFDRYTPIGHAAHLGGALAGFLFARVSGFSRLSAVENWIFRQRAG; from the coding sequence ATGATCCCGCTGCTGGTGGGAGTCAACACAGCCGTATTTCTCTTTCAGTCGCTGCTCTCAGAGCGCGGGCTGCTCGTATTTCAGCACGTGTTTGGCCTGAGCCGCGCTGGGGTGGAGGCTGGTTTTTGGTGGGAGTACATCACCTACGCCTTTCTCCACGCCAACTGGTTTCACCTCGGGGTGAACATGCTCCTTCTCTGGGCGCCCGGAAGGATTATTGAACGATTCATTGGTCCATGGCGCACCCTGCTGCTTTACATTTTTGGCGCGGTGGGTGGAGGCCTTCTCCAAATGCTCATGGGACCGCAGCTCCTGCTGGGTGCTTCCGGTGCGGTATGCGCGGTCGTCGTGGCGTTTTCCACCTTCTTCCCGAGCCTCAACGTTCTTCTCCTGCTTTTCTTTGTCCTGCCGCTGGAACTCCGGGCAAAGTACCTGGGTTGGGGGCTGGTCGTTTCCAGTCTCCTCCTGCTGATCTTCGATCGGTATACGCCGATCGGGCATGCAGCTCACCTGGGCGGTGCGCTGGCGGGCTTTCTTTTTGCGAGGGTTAGCGGATTTTCCCGGCTCAGCGCGGTGGAGAACTGGATTTTTCGCCAGCGGGCAGGATAG
- a CDS encoding Amuc_1098 family type IV pilus outer membrane protein — MIFQHSTRIARSSLALWVVFTSAFFPVLSRAQQGAVAATADREIVRRQEGLVVADKLIAKGDAAVASKDFETAYLSYMDALALVPPGGATESDHAKILAKFSSAAISYAQWLVTQGRYSDAEKVAKTVLLPEYNPTYKPAAQFLANLEQPDYYNKTITPQSAEDVQKVTRLLNEADGYYQSGRYDLAIRRYEQVLLIDRYNIAARKGMEEVNLQRTKYQTAAYDETRSRLLWLVERSWERPVHGVKDRTTDNVARTRGDVRDTAQITAKLNRIIIPRLDLQDETVQDAVERLKQLSRQQDTSTDDPKAKRGVNIVLKLNPSSPAPAADATAAPAEGAAPTPAPVTADSKITLSLSNVPLIEALRYLTELAGLKFKIEQYAVSIVPLSENIDDLVTKEYRVPAGFIPASAGSSDSTPSAGRIAANVNDSKLPGRQNAMDYLQKEGVQFPPGAFAQYTPAGSRLIVRNTPDAIDFIDSLVDAAVGVQPTQVEIESKFLEISQNNLSELGFDWLLGPFAIGSSGVYGAGGTRGGSGTLTDSYYSNFPFGSTGVNPITSGNRSGVGTSVNSAVTANSIDALIAGVPQGTNVMSPGIFGLAGIFSNPQFQMVIRALNQKKGIDLMSAPKVVAKSGRKAVVRVAREFPYPTEFNPPEIPQTQNSSSSTSLTSSTGIIATSGVVTPTTPTAFEKRDLGVTLEVLPQIGPDGYTIDLDLSPEVVEFDGFINYGSPITGPTYNSLTATFSTFEVTPNVINQPIFSTRKVTTSVSIWDGQTVSLGGLIREDVQKVQDKVPIVGDVPIVGRLFRSNVDQKIKRNLIIFVTARLLDAEGKPLRQDFEEDEVVEPLGLPEDLPAPNIEFGKSFGK, encoded by the coding sequence ATGATTTTCCAACATTCGACAAGAATCGCTCGCAGTTCACTAGCCCTGTGGGTCGTCTTCACCTCGGCCTTCTTTCCGGTACTTAGCCGGGCTCAACAAGGGGCGGTGGCGGCCACTGCGGATCGGGAAATCGTTCGCCGCCAGGAGGGTTTGGTTGTTGCGGACAAGCTGATCGCCAAGGGTGACGCCGCGGTAGCCAGCAAGGATTTTGAAACGGCCTACCTGAGCTACATGGATGCTCTGGCGCTCGTCCCTCCGGGAGGCGCCACCGAAAGTGACCACGCGAAGATCCTGGCCAAATTCTCCAGCGCCGCGATCAGCTACGCCCAGTGGCTGGTGACACAAGGCCGCTACTCCGATGCCGAAAAGGTCGCCAAGACAGTCCTCCTTCCGGAGTACAATCCGACCTACAAGCCGGCAGCACAGTTCCTCGCCAATCTCGAGCAGCCCGACTACTATAACAAGACGATCACTCCCCAATCTGCGGAGGACGTCCAGAAGGTCACCCGATTGCTCAACGAAGCCGACGGATACTACCAGTCCGGACGTTACGATCTGGCTATTCGTCGCTACGAGCAGGTTCTCCTGATCGACCGATACAACATCGCCGCTCGCAAGGGCATGGAGGAAGTTAATCTCCAGCGCACCAAGTACCAGACGGCTGCTTACGATGAAACCCGTAGCCGCCTCCTCTGGTTGGTCGAGCGTTCCTGGGAGCGTCCGGTTCACGGCGTCAAGGATCGCACCACGGACAATGTCGCCCGGACCCGCGGCGACGTACGTGACACGGCTCAAATCACGGCCAAGCTCAATCGCATCATCATTCCCCGCCTCGATCTTCAGGATGAGACGGTGCAGGACGCAGTCGAACGCCTGAAACAGCTGAGCCGTCAGCAAGATACCTCGACGGATGATCCGAAGGCCAAGCGCGGCGTCAATATCGTCCTCAAGTTGAATCCTTCCTCTCCGGCTCCGGCCGCGGATGCCACCGCTGCTCCGGCAGAAGGTGCCGCTCCCACGCCTGCCCCGGTGACGGCTGATTCCAAAATCACGCTCTCGCTGTCCAACGTCCCGCTCATCGAAGCCCTGCGCTACCTCACGGAGCTGGCCGGCTTGAAGTTCAAGATCGAGCAGTACGCGGTCTCGATCGTGCCTCTTTCCGAGAACATCGACGATCTGGTCACCAAGGAATACCGAGTCCCGGCCGGGTTCATCCCCGCTTCCGCTGGCTCCAGTGACAGCACTCCGAGCGCAGGCCGGATCGCAGCCAATGTCAATGACTCCAAGCTTCCCGGTCGTCAAAATGCGATGGACTACCTTCAGAAGGAAGGTGTTCAGTTCCCGCCTGGAGCGTTTGCACAGTACACACCAGCAGGCAGCCGCCTGATCGTTCGCAACACACCGGATGCCATCGACTTCATCGATTCTCTGGTGGATGCGGCAGTCGGCGTCCAGCCCACTCAGGTCGAAATCGAGTCCAAATTCCTCGAGATTTCTCAGAATAACCTGAGCGAGCTTGGCTTTGACTGGCTCCTCGGTCCCTTTGCCATCGGCAGCAGCGGAGTCTACGGCGCTGGCGGCACCCGTGGTGGTAGCGGCACGCTCACCGATTCCTATTACTCCAACTTCCCGTTCGGCTCCACCGGCGTCAATCCGATCACCAGTGGAAACCGGAGCGGCGTGGGAACAAGCGTAAACTCCGCCGTCACGGCCAATAGCATCGACGCCCTCATTGCCGGCGTGCCGCAGGGCACGAACGTGATGTCGCCGGGTATCTTCGGTCTCGCGGGGATCTTTTCCAACCCGCAATTCCAGATGGTGATCCGGGCGCTCAACCAAAAGAAAGGCATCGACCTGATGTCCGCTCCGAAGGTTGTCGCCAAGAGCGGGCGCAAGGCTGTCGTGCGCGTCGCCCGTGAGTTCCCATATCCGACCGAGTTCAATCCGCCGGAAATCCCGCAGACGCAGAACAGCAGCAGCAGCACCTCGCTGACCAGCTCGACCGGCATCATCGCTACCTCCGGCGTGGTCACTCCGACCACCCCGACGGCCTTCGAAAAGCGCGATCTCGGTGTCACTCTGGAAGTCCTGCCTCAGATCGGTCCAGACGGCTATACGATCGACCTGGATCTGTCTCCTGAAGTCGTCGAGTTCGATGGCTTCATCAACTACGGCAGTCCGATCACCGGCCCGACCTACAACAGCCTCACGGCAACCTTCAGCACCTTTGAGGTCACCCCGAACGTCATCAACCAGCCCATCTTCTCGACACGCAAGGTCACGACCAGCGTGAGCATCTGGGACGGACAGACAGTTTCGCTCGGTGGACTCATCCGCGAGGATGTCCAGAAGGTGCAGGACAAGGTGCCGATCGTCGGTGATGTGCCGATCGTGGGACGCCTCTTCCGCAGCAATGTCGACCAGAAGATCAAGCGCAACCTGATCATCTTCGTCACGGCGCGTCTCCTCGACGCGGAAGGCAAGCCTCTCCGTCAGGACTTTGAGGAAGATGAAGTCGTCGAGCCTCTCGGCCTTCCTGAAGACCTTCCCGCTCCGAACATCGAGTTCGGCAAGAGCTTCGGCAAATAA
- the coaE gene encoding dephospho-CoA kinase (Dephospho-CoA kinase (CoaE) performs the final step in coenzyme A biosynthesis.), translated as MPILGITGGIASGKSEFRRLLLERIDADYFDADACARELLDKDPTVRQEVLARVHPQAYDEEGAPNRPLLRQLIYQDAVRKATLEAILHPVIRDRWSAQAQEPAYGNRFFVVDIPLLFETNAEKLFDIIVTVACAKETQLERLATRRGLDRQISEKIIASQMPLSLKIEKSHHVIWNDGALEALITQADLFSRYLHARHG; from the coding sequence ATGCCCATTCTCGGAATCACCGGCGGTATAGCCTCAGGCAAATCAGAGTTTCGCCGCCTCCTTCTGGAGCGCATTGATGCTGATTACTTCGATGCCGATGCGTGCGCTCGCGAGCTTCTTGACAAGGATCCGACCGTACGCCAGGAGGTCCTGGCCCGGGTCCATCCGCAAGCCTATGATGAGGAGGGAGCGCCCAACCGCCCTCTCCTCCGTCAGCTGATCTATCAAGACGCCGTCCGCAAAGCGACGCTGGAAGCCATTCTCCACCCGGTCATCCGGGATCGCTGGTCGGCCCAGGCTCAGGAGCCTGCGTATGGCAACCGCTTCTTTGTCGTCGACATTCCGCTGCTCTTCGAGACCAATGCGGAAAAGCTGTTCGACATCATCGTCACGGTCGCCTGTGCGAAGGAAACCCAACTCGAGCGCCTTGCGACTCGCCGCGGACTCGACCGGCAGATTTCCGAAAAAATCATTGCCTCCCAGATGCCCCTCAGCCTCAAGATAGAGAAGTCTCATCACGTCATCTGGAACGACGGCGCCCTCGAGGCGCTCATCACTCAAGCCGACCTTTTTTCCCGCTATTTGCATGCCCGCCACGGTTGA